One segment of Methylotuvimicrobium sp. KM2 DNA contains the following:
- a CDS encoding type II toxin-antitoxin system HicA family toxin — translation MKRKHQKTLEAIFARPTSANIQWRDIEALFVELGAEVSEREGSRVAVVLFGEVRIFHRPHPSPNTDKGAVASIRKWLKQHRVSL, via the coding sequence ATGAAACGGAAGCACCAGAAAACCCTGGAGGCTATTTTCGCCCGCCCGACGAGTGCCAATATCCAGTGGCGTGATATTGAAGCACTATTTGTCGAGCTTGGTGCTGAGGTGAGCGAGCGCGAAGGTAGCCGGGTTGCGGTGGTTCTGTTTGGGGAGGTTCGAATATTTCATCGACCTCATCCAAGTCCGAATACCGACAAAGGAGCTGTTGCCAGCATTCGCAAATGGTTAAAGCAGCACAGAGTATCGCTATGA
- a CDS encoding transposase, giving the protein MPRLPRLDLPNVPQHIVQRGNNRQPIFFDENDYSIYLEYLREALVKNQCKLYAFVQMTNHVHLLAVSEAQGGISALMQSIGRRYVRYINKTYRRTGTLFEGRFKSSLIDSERYLLTCMRYIELNPVRAGMVDCPWDYRWSSCRHHVTGSGMEWLEEPPEYRLLAANPETRAMAYRELCKQALADNDIRAIRAHLNKDCALGSDKFQHEIETVLGRRVKIAPQGRPKKARDGNKK; this is encoded by the coding sequence ATGCCTCGTCTCCCGCGCCTCGACTTGCCGAATGTTCCGCAGCACATTGTGCAACGCGGCAATAATCGCCAGCCCATTTTTTTTGATGAAAATGATTACTCGATCTATCTCGAATATCTTCGTGAAGCCTTGGTGAAAAACCAGTGCAAGCTTTACGCGTTCGTGCAGATGACGAATCACGTTCATTTGTTGGCGGTGAGCGAGGCGCAGGGCGGGATTTCCGCTTTGATGCAATCGATCGGCCGGCGATATGTTCGTTACATCAATAAGACCTACCGGCGCACCGGAACGCTCTTCGAAGGGCGTTTCAAATCGAGTTTGATCGACAGCGAGCGTTACTTGTTGACGTGCATGCGTTATATTGAACTGAATCCGGTGCGGGCCGGCATGGTGGACTGTCCGTGGGATTACCGGTGGTCCAGTTGCCGTCATCATGTGACCGGAAGCGGCATGGAATGGTTGGAGGAGCCGCCGGAATATCGTCTGCTGGCTGCGAACCCCGAGACCCGAGCAATGGCCTACCGCGAACTCTGCAAGCAAGCTTTGGCCGACAATGACATTCGAGCGATACGCGCCCACTTGAACAAAGACTGCGCGCTCGGTTCGGACAAGTTTCAGCATGAAATCGAGACTGTTTTAGGTCGACGCGTCAAAATTGCGCCGCAAGGCCGCCCCAAAAAAGCCAGAGATGGCAATAAAAAGTAA
- a CDS encoding type II toxin-antitoxin system HicB family antitoxin, whose protein sequence is MNTMTLEGYHAKIEYDAELDTFRGEILGLNGGADFYGRNPKELRTEFWKSLHTFLEVCKEKGIEPRRHYSGKFNLRIPPDLHEQLAITAQVRGTSVNKLAQEALQKEIANAG, encoded by the coding sequence ATGAACACGATGACGCTAGAAGGCTATCACGCCAAAATTGAGTACGACGCTGAACTGGATACGTTCCGGGGTGAAATCCTGGGGCTGAATGGCGGCGCTGATTTCTACGGTCGCAACCCAAAGGAGTTACGGACGGAGTTCTGGAAGTCTTTGCATACCTTCCTTGAGGTATGCAAAGAGAAAGGCATCGAGCCTCGCCGCCACTACTCTGGCAAGTTCAACCTCAGGATCCCTCCGGACTTGCACGAGCAGCTAGCGATTACAGCTCAAGTGAGAGGTACAAGTGTAAATAAGCTAGCGCAAGAAGCATTACAGAAAGAGATTGCAAATGCCGGCTAA
- a CDS encoding ATP-binding protein, which translates to MSDSFRLQKIILIDSFWPGKSVLLKLDGHTNLSGTNGAGKTTFLRLMQLFWGERPSNIVGGSGSKKGFLDYYLPRGSSCLVYEYQRPHGQVCHVMVQSDGRGAKYKFIDAPYRQDYYIGENGLPRDSHSIERLYKTLNAEASRFVAVDDYCSIIQCHQVSSGKRWLRPLQQRFAMGFAPMTHIEKVIGSVIEKIGDFDVIKQMLIDISRNKLSQTFLQNEDEQQPFQLNKQHIDAWLSDLTAAREIEAKRGDFDDLLQTIGEYKETLKTLSHIHALALDSHKAGLKEKDALEQSLSELNEQRDRLQQEHDRQLDPKTDVLIECNERLKELNYRIDALETQKLEYERQDAESFAFKASLLEQYLERQEKIQSEIEALESKTQEIKAYYEKQLGALRHSHDSQIQTFERQCAEAQFTQEKILRETDAEFQQRKEQLRQIKEERLQPVKEQKSQWLTDFEVEKSRLKNPPIPDALAEQQGKNRQALEAAAKENKLAYQARHDAQNDYQGKLDQFRQIEQQLKDKNTELRNLRERHAQCLKRLRPEPGTLQHYLDNEVEGWQNTIGRVIAPELLDHTGLDPQWSENGGDDFYGLRIALDALAERSYLTADKLRLEQEEKNLFDKLNALGVESERLEASLNAANRQREQAKTVLDKVQQRIKRVEKNEVHLQDEANALADRIKVETEKARSDIESNLQRLSSDIEGCNQTIAAIESEHEQSMHALHDEYLGRKGVIESEGQRLIATIKAQITADTERFEQEKRRIQQQLKSELKDSGADDTIVKLSEQLNEAKRLEKEARDFQRKHEEYQTWLQQRWKEHPELCRRRGECESKIRQLNDAIEQLKQEFKRRRTELNQQIAAQQDQMKKRLGLLNQLEQCMELLRSCPPVYAEALHAFAADTLPRLTQETVKERKRQEHAIHGGKQILVQLFGKHHRSQLAEAWQQALAAPAQGGSFFQNEALEIEQPLIVVLQMAEHLRQATAQQIELHATGVNAFYQHLYNFDRAIKHTGSELSKYISEERYFAALGEITVNVRSKMNDLEYWQALKKFGDNYGQYRDNAELIGHRDIPDELIQAMSELTALLPSSGFKIKHVSLFDIEFSIYENGQLKHARNAKELKDVSSTGLSYLALITFFTGVTAMLRKQNPTVVCWPIDELGDLAPENIEAMMNLLAKQNIQILSATPTADRHVLALFSRRYLLNKQRLHEVELPASKLDQLLNAMQRERADV; encoded by the coding sequence ATGTCTGATAGTTTTCGACTGCAAAAAATCATCCTGATCGACAGTTTTTGGCCCGGCAAGTCCGTTTTGCTGAAGCTGGACGGCCATACCAATCTGAGCGGCACGAACGGCGCCGGCAAGACTACTTTTCTGCGTTTGATGCAGTTGTTTTGGGGCGAGCGGCCGAGCAATATCGTCGGCGGTAGCGGCAGCAAGAAAGGCTTTCTGGATTATTACCTGCCGCGCGGCAGCAGTTGTCTGGTATATGAATACCAACGTCCGCACGGTCAGGTCTGTCATGTCATGGTGCAGAGCGACGGACGCGGCGCCAAATACAAGTTCATCGACGCCCCTTATCGGCAGGATTATTACATCGGCGAGAACGGTCTGCCGCGCGACAGCCACAGCATCGAGCGCCTCTACAAGACGCTGAACGCCGAGGCTTCCCGTTTCGTCGCGGTCGACGATTATTGCAGCATCATCCAATGTCATCAGGTCAGTAGCGGCAAGCGTTGGTTGCGCCCGCTGCAACAACGCTTTGCGATGGGTTTCGCACCGATGACGCACATCGAGAAGGTCATCGGTTCGGTCATCGAAAAAATCGGCGATTTCGACGTGATCAAACAAATGTTGATCGATATCTCGCGCAACAAGCTCAGCCAGACCTTCCTGCAGAACGAAGACGAGCAGCAACCCTTTCAACTGAACAAACAGCACATCGACGCGTGGTTGTCCGACTTGACCGCGGCGCGGGAAATCGAGGCCAAGCGCGGCGATTTCGACGACTTGCTGCAGACGATAGGCGAGTATAAGGAAACGCTCAAGACGCTGTCGCATATTCACGCGCTCGCGCTCGACAGTCATAAAGCCGGCCTGAAGGAAAAAGACGCGCTCGAACAAAGCCTGAGCGAACTGAACGAACAACGCGACCGATTGCAGCAGGAACACGATCGGCAGTTGGACCCGAAAACCGACGTGCTGATCGAATGTAACGAGCGGCTGAAAGAACTGAATTATCGGATCGACGCGCTCGAAACGCAGAAACTCGAATATGAACGGCAGGATGCCGAAAGCTTTGCGTTTAAGGCTTCGCTGCTCGAGCAGTATTTAGAGCGTCAGGAAAAGATCCAGAGCGAGATCGAAGCGCTGGAAAGCAAGACACAGGAAATCAAGGCTTACTACGAGAAACAACTCGGCGCATTACGGCACAGTCACGACAGCCAAATCCAGACTTTCGAGCGGCAATGCGCCGAAGCGCAGTTCACACAAGAGAAGATCCTACGCGAGACCGATGCGGAGTTTCAGCAACGCAAGGAGCAATTGCGCCAGATCAAGGAAGAAAGGCTGCAGCCGGTCAAGGAGCAAAAATCACAATGGTTGACCGACTTCGAAGTCGAAAAGAGCCGTCTGAAGAATCCGCCCATTCCGGACGCTTTGGCCGAACAGCAAGGCAAAAACCGGCAGGCGCTCGAAGCGGCCGCTAAGGAAAACAAACTCGCCTATCAGGCCCGGCATGACGCGCAAAACGACTACCAGGGCAAGCTCGATCAATTCCGGCAGATCGAACAACAGCTCAAGGATAAAAATACCGAGCTCAGGAATCTGCGCGAGCGCCATGCGCAGTGCCTGAAACGCCTGAGACCGGAACCCGGCACGTTACAGCATTATCTCGACAATGAAGTCGAAGGTTGGCAAAACACCATCGGCCGCGTGATTGCGCCTGAACTGCTCGACCATACCGGCCTCGACCCGCAGTGGAGCGAAAACGGCGGCGATGATTTCTACGGACTACGGATCGCGCTCGATGCGTTGGCCGAGCGAAGCTATCTGACCGCCGACAAACTGCGTCTGGAGCAAGAGGAAAAAAATCTGTTCGACAAACTGAATGCGCTCGGCGTCGAAAGCGAACGCCTCGAGGCGAGTCTGAATGCAGCGAACAGGCAGCGCGAGCAGGCCAAGACCGTGCTCGATAAGGTACAGCAACGGATCAAGCGCGTCGAAAAAAACGAAGTGCATCTGCAAGACGAAGCGAATGCGTTGGCGGACCGGATCAAGGTCGAAACGGAAAAAGCGCGCAGCGACATCGAATCGAACCTGCAGCGCCTGTCTTCCGACATCGAAGGTTGTAATCAAACCATCGCCGCGATCGAATCGGAACATGAACAGTCGATGCACGCACTGCATGACGAATATCTGGGCCGGAAAGGTGTCATCGAGTCGGAAGGCCAACGCCTGATTGCAACGATCAAGGCGCAAATCACCGCCGATACCGAACGCTTCGAACAGGAGAAACGCCGCATACAGCAGCAATTGAAAAGCGAGCTGAAAGACAGCGGCGCCGATGACACGATCGTGAAATTGTCGGAACAGCTCAATGAAGCGAAGCGTCTCGAAAAAGAAGCGAGAGACTTCCAGCGCAAGCATGAAGAATACCAGACGTGGCTGCAGCAACGTTGGAAGGAGCATCCCGAACTGTGCCGCCGTCGCGGCGAGTGCGAGAGCAAAATCCGGCAACTGAACGATGCGATCGAGCAGCTCAAGCAGGAATTCAAGCGCCGGCGGACGGAGTTGAATCAACAAATCGCCGCACAGCAGGACCAAATGAAAAAGCGTCTCGGCTTGCTCAATCAACTGGAGCAATGCATGGAGCTGTTGAGAAGCTGCCCGCCGGTCTATGCGGAAGCGCTGCATGCATTCGCGGCCGACACGCTGCCGCGCCTGACCCAAGAGACAGTCAAGGAGCGCAAGCGCCAGGAACATGCGATCCACGGCGGCAAGCAGATCCTGGTGCAATTGTTCGGCAAACATCACCGCAGCCAGTTGGCCGAAGCCTGGCAACAGGCGTTGGCCGCGCCCGCGCAAGGCGGTTCGTTTTTTCAGAACGAGGCCTTGGAGATCGAACAGCCGTTGATCGTTGTGCTGCAAATGGCCGAACACCTCAGGCAAGCCACCGCGCAACAGATCGAGCTGCATGCGACCGGCGTCAATGCCTTTTATCAGCATCTCTACAACTTCGACCGCGCGATCAAGCACACCGGCTCGGAGCTGTCCAAATACATCAGCGAAGAACGGTATTTCGCCGCGCTGGGCGAGATCACCGTCAATGTTCGCTCGAAGATGAACGATTTGGAATATTGGCAGGCGCTGAAAAAATTCGGCGACAATTACGGTCAATACCGCGACAACGCCGAGTTGATCGGCCATCGGGACATTCCCGACGAACTGATTCAGGCGATGAGCGAACTGACCGCGCTGCTGCCTTCGTCCGGCTTCAAGATTAAGCATGTGTCGCTGTTCGATATCGAATTCAGTATCTACGAGAACGGCCAGCTCAAGCACGCTCGAAACGCGAAGGAGCTGAAGGACGTCAGTTCTACCGGACTGTCCTATCTGGCCTTGATTACGTTCTTCACCGGCGTGACGGCGATGCTGCGCAAGCAGAATCCGACCGTCGTCTGCTGGCCGATCGACGAATTGGGCGATTTGGCGCCCGAGAACATCGAGGCAATGATGAATCTGCTCGCGAAACAGAATATTCAGATTCTGTCCGCGACGCCGACCGCCGACCGGCATGTACTCGCCCTGTTCAGCCGGCGCTATCTGCTGAACAAGCAAAGACTGCATGAGGTTGAACTGCCGGCCAGCAAGCTCGATCAGTTGTTGAATGCGATGCAACGGGAGCGCGCCGATGTTTAA